The DNA segment TATATCCGGGTTTTCAGGGAGTCCGCGTACGGAGATCGACCCCGTGTCCGCCGTCTCTCCGCTCCCGGCGACGATCGCCGTCTGCGCCGGGAGCTCGCCGCCGGACTCGCGCCGCCAGATCGATAGCCGCTCGGCGGGAGACGCGGAGAGCGTAACGCCCAGCGCGTTGGTTTCGCCGGGCGGTTCCCGAGTCAGCAGATCGATACAGGCGCGGTCGTCCGGAGAACCGTCTAACGGCGCGAGGAGGAGAATCGTCGACGACTTGGTGATGTGGTCATTGAGCGATTGATACGACTCTGTCACTGCCCTAGTCACCAACTGATTGAAATAAACTTGTCGCTCATTCGGCGGATGTGGGATCGCAACGGACCCGTTCGAGGGCGTATCGGCCGCGATGAGTGCCCGATACGCCGCGTAAATGTCCGATTCGGAACTTCGGCCGTTCGCAGTGGAGGCGCCGCGAGGCGAGCCGAGTGACTCCCCGCGGATCGCGGCGGCGTCGACGGGAAAAGTCGCTACCGAACCCTCACTCCGCCTGTCGCTCGTCTGCGTCGTCCAGCGTGATCTCGGTGACCTCGACGATCCGGTCGTCGCCGAGCAGCGTCTCGATCGCGGCGTCGGGGACGTCGTGGTCGAGGTTGTAGACGGTGAGCGCCTCGCCGCCCTGCGTCTCGCGGGCGTTGTACATCCCGGCGATGTTGACGTCGTGGTCGCCGAGGACCGTGCCGATGAGCCCGATGACGCCTGGCTCGTCGGTGTTGCGCGCGACCAGCATGTGGCCGTACGGGACCGCGTCGACACGGAACCCGTCGATCCGGACGATCCGCGGGTCCTCGCCGGCGAACAGGGTGCCCTCGACCGCGATGGAGTCCTCGCCGTTGTGGACGGTGACGCGCACCAGGCTCTGGAAGTCCTCCGTCTGGCGGGTCTTCGACTCGGTCACGTCGATGCCGCGCTCCTCGGCGAGCCGCGGCGCGTTCACCGCGTTCACCTGCCACTCCAGCGGCTCGAAGACGCCCTTTAGCGCGCTCGCGGTGACGAGCTCGACGTCCTCCGCGGCGATGTCGCCCTCGTAGGTCGCCTCAACGCTCGTGATGCGGCCGTCGAGCAGTTGGGCGGCGACCTTCCCGGCGGTCTCCGCGACGGCGATGTACGGCTTGATCCGCGGGAACGCCGTCTCGTCGACGGAGGGCGCGTTGAGCGCGGTGAGCACCGGCTCGTCCTCGAACGCGGCGAGCACGGCCTCCGCGGTGTCGACCGCGACGTTCTCTTGGGCCGCCTCGGTCGATGCGCCGAGGTGCGGCGTCAAGACGATCTCCTCGACGTCGAGCAGCGGCGAGTCCTTCGGGAGCGGCTCCTCGGCGAAGGAGTCGAGCGCGGCGCCGGCGAGGACGCCGTCCTCGACCGCCTCGGCGAGCGCGGCCTCGTCGACGATGCCGCCGCGGGCGCAGTTGATGAGGTAACCGCCCTCGAGCTGCGCCAGCTCGTCCTCGCCGATCATCCCCTCGGTCTCGGGGAGGAGCGGGGTGTGGACCGTGGCGAAGTCGCCGCGCGCGAGCGCCTCGTGGAGGTCCTCGACGAGCTCGGCGCCGAGCCGGTCGGCGCGCTCCTCGGAGATGTACGGGTCGTAGACGACGAGATCCATCCCGAGCGAGTCGAGCCGCTTGGCGACCTCCTGGCCGACGCGGCCGAGCCCGACGATGGTGAGCGTCTTGTTGTTAACCTCGGTGCCGAGGAACTCGCCTTTCGCCCACTCGCCGCCGAGGAGGCGGCCGTGCGCCTGCGGGATCGAGCGCGCGACGGCGAACGTCATCGCGACCGTGTGCTCGGCGGCGGCCCGGACGTTGCCCTCGGGCGCGTTGGCGACGATGACCCCGTGGTCGGTGGCGGCCTCGATGTCGATGTTGTCGACGCCGATGCCGGCGCGGCCGACGATGACGAGCTCGGAGGCGGCCTCGAAGACGGCCTCGTTCACGTCGGTCCCGGAGCGGACGATGAGCGCGTTGGCGTCGCTCACGGCGTCGAGGAGGGCCTCGCCCTCGACCTCGTAGTCCGTTTCGACCTCGTGGCCGGCGTCTCGGAGTCGGTCCAACCCCGCGTCCGCGATGGGGTCGGTCACGAGTACCTTCATACCCGTATCCTCCGGCGGGGCGAGGTTAACGCTTTCCTCATCGCGCCGTTTTGCCGTCCGGTATGATCCGCAATCGTGCGTATCTAACCCCTCTGTTTCCGGTGGAACCTCCTCGTTCGTGCTTACCCGATCGCGGTCGAGGGCACCGGTCCGATCCGGGACCGGGGCGAGACCGCGGCGGTACTGCCTTTTATATTCGGCCGCACGGGCACACATGGACATCACGATCGCGTTCGTCGGCGTCGCCGCCATCCTCGTGTTGACGGGGATCAGCGCCTTCTTCTCCAGCTCGGAGCTGGCCGTCTTCTCGGTGCCGACACACCGGATCGACTCGCTTCTCGCCGCCGACGTGCCCGGCGCGCGGGCGCTCTCGGCGCTCCGGGAGGACTCGCACCGGTTCCTCGTCACGGCCCTCGTGAGCAACAACGTCGCCAACATCGCGGCCGCCTCGGTCGCGACCGCCGTCTTCGTCCGGTTCGGCTTCTCCGGTGGGCAGGCCGCGACCGGTTCGACGCTCGTCACGAGCGTCTTCGTCATCGTCTTCGGGGAGATCGCGCCGAAGTCGTACGCGGTGGCGAACGCCGAGAAGCACGCGCTCCGCGTCTCCCGGCCGGTCGTCGCGATCCAGCGGATCATCCGACCCGTGCTCTACGTCTTCGAGGCGCTCTCCGGCGTCGTCAACCGGTTCACGGGCGGCGAGTCCGCCATCGAGTCGTACCTCACCCGCGAGGAGATCGAGACGCTCGTGCTCTCGGGGCAGGCCGCGGGCGCGATCGACCCCGAGGAGAGCGCGATGATCCGCGGCGTCCTCGACCTGGAGTCGACGCGCGTCTCCGCGGTGATGGTCCCGCGCACCGACATGGTGGCGCTCCCGGACACCGCGACCCCTGCCGACGTGCTCTCGACCGCCGGTCGCGAGGGCGTCACCCGGATGCCCGTCTACGGCGAGAACCGCGACGACGTGGTCGGGACCGTCGACGTGCGCGACGCCATCGGCGCCCACGAGCGGGGCGAGCCCCTCGCGAGCGCCCTCCGCGAACCGACGTTCGTCCCGGAGACCCAGCCCGTCGACGAGCTGTTCGACGAGCTGCGGTCGAGCGGGCGGCGGATGGCGATCGTCGTCGACGAGTTCGGCGCGGTCGTCGGGATCGTCACGTTAGAGGACGTGGTGGAGGAGGTCGTCGGCGAGCTGGTCGGCCGGTGGGAGACGGACCACGTCGACGTGGTGGCGCCCGACGCCGCGGTCGTCCGCGGGTGGACCACCGTCGCGCACCTCAACGAGACGCTCGGGCTGGAGCTCCCGGTCGACGGAAGCGTGGAGACGGTCGCGGGGCTGATCACCCAGCGGATGGGCCGCGTCGCCGCCGAGGGCGATCGCGTCGCCGTCGGCGACGTGACGCTCACCGTCACCGGCGCGACCCCGACGCGGGTGACGCGGGTCCGGGTCGAGCACCCGGGAGCGGGGAGCGAAGGCGAGACCGACGGCGGTCAGAGTTCGAGCGACGCGACGGACTCGTAGACGGGCCCGTCGTCCGTCAGCGTCGACTTCACGAGCCGGACGTCGTCGACCTCGAACCGGCCGACCTCGGGCTCGCGATCGCGGACGACCTCCCGCACCAGTTCCTTCCCGCGGGCGTCGTCCATCCGAGCGAGCGTGACGTGCGGGGTGAATGCGTGGTCTTCAGGATCGACGCCGAGCGCGGTCGTCTCGGCCTCCAGCGACTCGTGGAGCGCGGTCAGCTCCGTGCTCCCCGCGCCGACTCCCGCCCAGACGACCGAGACGTAGTCGAGGCTCGGGAAGACGCCGAACCCCTCGATCGCGCACTCGAAGGGGTCGACGCCGGCGTCCGCGACCGCGCGCTCCCCGGCCGCGATCACGTCGTCGAGGGCGGGCGCGTCGGTCTCGGCGGCGTCTCCCTCGCCGATCTCGCCGAGGAACTTCAGCGTCACGTGCGCCTGCTCCGGGTCGACGAACCGCAGGCCCTCGGCGCTCTCGAACGCGGCCTGCGCGTCGGCGAGGGGATCCGAGAGCTCGTCGGGCAGGTCGACGGCGAAGAACGCTCGCATGGTCGGCCGGACGTCGGTCGCGTTCGGTTATAAGCGCTCGGCGAGGTCCTCGGCGAAGTACGTGAGTATCAGGTCCGCGCCCGCGCGCTTGAGCGACAGCAGCGACTCGCCGGCGGTCGCCTCCAGGTCGAGCCACCCCTTCTCCGCGGCCGCGTGTAACATCGCGTACTCGCCGGAGACGTTGTACGCGGCGATCGGCCGGTCGAACTCCCGCCGGAGGTCGGCGACGACGTCGAGGTAGGGAAGCCCGGGCTTCACCATCAGCACGTCGGCGCCCTCCTCGGCGTCGATCCGGGCCTCGCGGAGCGCCTCGCGGCGGTTCGCGGGGTCCATCTGGTAGTGGCGGCGGTCGCCGAAGGCGGGGGCGCCGTCGGCCGCGTCGCGGAACGGGCCGTAGAACGACGACTCGTACTTCGCGGCGTAGCTCATGAGCGCCACCTCCTCGTGGCCGGCGGCGTCGAGCGCCTCGCGGATCGCCCGCACCTGCCCGTCCGTCATCGCGGAGGGCGCGACCATGTCCGCGCCCGCGTCCGCCTGCGAGACGGCGGTCTCCGCGAGCAGATCGAGGGTCTCGTCGTTCTTCACCGTCAGCGTCGGGTCCGTCTCCGCCGACTCCTCGATCACGCCGCAGTGACCGTGGTCGGTGTACTCGCAGAGGCAGACGTCGCCGATCACGTAGGCGTCGGTCTCGGCGTCGATGCGGCGGATCGCGCGCTGGACGACGCCGTCCTCGGCGTACGCGCGCGTGCCAGCCGGGTCCTTCGACTCGGGGACGCCGAAGAGGATCACGGCCTCGACGCCGGTCTCGCGGACCTCCTCGACGCGGGCGACGGCCTCGCTCACCGGGACGCGCTC comes from the Halorubrum depositum genome and includes:
- the serA gene encoding phosphoglycerate dehydrogenase, with the protein product MKVLVTDPIADAGLDRLRDAGHEVETDYEVEGEALLDAVSDANALIVRSGTDVNEAVFEAASELVIVGRAGIGVDNIDIEAATDHGVIVANAPEGNVRAAAEHTVAMTFAVARSIPQAHGRLLGGEWAKGEFLGTEVNNKTLTIVGLGRVGQEVAKRLDSLGMDLVVYDPYISEERADRLGAELVEDLHEALARGDFATVHTPLLPETEGMIGEDELAQLEGGYLINCARGGIVDEAALAEAVEDGVLAGAALDSFAEEPLPKDSPLLDVEEIVLTPHLGASTEAAQENVAVDTAEAVLAAFEDEPVLTALNAPSVDETAFPRIKPYIAVAETAGKVAAQLLDGRITSVEATYEGDIAAEDVELVTASALKGVFEPLEWQVNAVNAPRLAEERGIDVTESKTRQTEDFQSLVRVTVHNGEDSIAVEGTLFAGEDPRIVRIDGFRVDAVPYGHMLVARNTDEPGVIGLIGTVLGDHDVNIAGMYNARETQGGEALTVYNLDHDVPDAAIETLLGDDRIVEVTEITLDDADERQAE
- a CDS encoding hemolysin family protein, which produces MDITIAFVGVAAILVLTGISAFFSSSELAVFSVPTHRIDSLLAADVPGARALSALREDSHRFLVTALVSNNVANIAAASVATAVFVRFGFSGGQAATGSTLVTSVFVIVFGEIAPKSYAVANAEKHALRVSRPVVAIQRIIRPVLYVFEALSGVVNRFTGGESAIESYLTREEIETLVLSGQAAGAIDPEESAMIRGVLDLESTRVSAVMVPRTDMVALPDTATPADVLSTAGREGVTRMPVYGENRDDVVGTVDVRDAIGAHERGEPLASALREPTFVPETQPVDELFDELRSSGRRMAIVVDEFGAVVGIVTLEDVVEEVVGELVGRWETDHVDVVAPDAAVVRGWTTVAHLNETLGLELPVDGSVETVAGLITQRMGRVAAEGDRVAVGDVTLTVTGATPTRVTRVRVEHPGAGSEGETDGGQSSSDATDS
- the thpR gene encoding RNA 2',3'-cyclic phosphodiesterase, with translation MRAFFAVDLPDELSDPLADAQAAFESAEGLRFVDPEQAHVTLKFLGEIGEGDAAETDAPALDDVIAAGERAVADAGVDPFECAIEGFGVFPSLDYVSVVWAGVGAGSTELTALHESLEAETTALGVDPEDHAFTPHVTLARMDDARGKELVREVVRDREPEVGRFEVDDVRLVKSTLTDDGPVYESVASLEL
- the hemB gene encoding porphobilinogen synthase, with the translated sequence MHPTDRPRRLRTDGVRPLVSEHSLSASDLVAPVFVDATTDERVPIETMPGHERVPVSEAVARVEEVRETGVEAVILFGVPESKDPAGTRAYAEDGVVQRAIRRIDAETDAYVIGDVCLCEYTDHGHCGVIEESAETDPTLTVKNDETLDLLAETAVSQADAGADMVAPSAMTDGQVRAIREALDAAGHEEVALMSYAAKYESSFYGPFRDAADGAPAFGDRRHYQMDPANRREALREARIDAEEGADVLMVKPGLPYLDVVADLRREFDRPIAAYNVSGEYAMLHAAAEKGWLDLEATAGESLLSLKRAGADLILTYFAEDLAERL